ATCCCCCTTGGCTTGAAAATCCGTATACTCGAGAAGATACGCCCCCCACCCGAGCCCGCTTTCGCCGAGAACCACTTTCAGCTCCGGGAAGCGCATCAAGATCTTCGAGATCAAAAGATTCACCAGGACTGAAACCTGACTTACCGGCCGGGTAATGGACTCGAGCGCCGCCGCAATCTCGGGGGAGTAACCCTCGTAGGGTGGAACCTGAATCGCCGCCGATGACCCGGCATGAAAACAGATTGGAACATCCAATTCCGCGCACACGGCCCAAAGCGGGTCGTAGACCGAATCGTTGATGTGGGGGACATCGCGAAGCTCCATCGGGATCGCCGGATAAATCACCCCTCTGTGGCCGTTGGCGACCGCGCGCCGGACTTCCTTGACCGCGGCCTCCGCCGGAAACAGCGGCGCAATGCACTGGGGAATGAAGCGCTCGCTGACGCCGGCCCATTCCTCGATCAGCCAGTCGTTGTAGGCCTGGACGCACGCGAGCTCCAATTCCGGGTCCTGGATCCGGCCGAACGTCTCCCCCGCCACGCCCGCGACGCTCGGATACAAGACGGCATAATCCACCCCATCGGCATCCATCGCCTTCAAACGCTCGCGCGGGTCGTAGACCGCGCCTGGAACATCCTGCCAGCGCTGCGGGCTCTCCGTCCGATCCGCCATGGCCGCGCCGGCGTCCGCAACCCCGCGGCGGGGCAACTCACGCCCGTCGACGACCCACCGCTCTACACCGCCCGATCTTTGCTCTATATGAGGGATTCTGTTGCGCCACTTGGTCTCCGACAGGCGCCGGGTCCAGACTTCCGGGTGTTCCTGAACGTGCTCGTCGGCGCTGATGAAAGATTCTCTCGCCACCATCGCAATTTTTATTCCCCTTTGCGGCGTCAGGCAAGACCGTACAGGCTGAGAGCGTTTTCGTATAACATTTTCTTCCGCTCCGGCTCCGGCACGCCGGCGAGCGTCTGGTCGACGAAGCTCCATGATTTGGGATACGTCGAGGCGATGTGCGGGTAATCCGATTCCCACATGATCTTGTCGACTCCCACGGTGTGGCGCAGCTCGATGCCCGCCATCTCGTACCAGAAATCCACGTAGATCTGGCGCCGAAACAGATCGCTCGGCCGCGTGCGAATCCCCGCCTCCCAAAGGCGGCGCCGCTCCCATTCATGATCGCAAGACTCGAGCACATAATTGACCCAACCCAGCCCGGTCTCGGCGCAAACCCATTGCAAATTCGGATAACGATCCAGGATGCCGGAAAAGATCAGGTTGGGAATCAATTGCGCGGGCGTGGCGCAGAGTCTCGCGGTGGAGACCGTATGGAATTCTCTTGCAGTGAAGCCCTTCCACTTGGG
Above is a genomic segment from Candidatus Binatia bacterium containing:
- a CDS encoding amidohydrolase family protein — its product is MVARESFISADEHVQEHPEVWTRRLSETKWRNRIPHIEQRSGGVERWVVDGRELPRRGVADAGAAMADRTESPQRWQDVPGAVYDPRERLKAMDADGVDYAVLYPSVAGVAGETFGRIQDPELELACVQAYNDWLIEEWAGVSERFIPQCIAPLFPAEAAVKEVRRAVANGHRGVIYPAIPMELRDVPHINDSVYDPLWAVCAELDVPICFHAGSSAAIQVPPYEGYSPEIAAALESITRPVSQVSVLVNLLISKILMRFPELKVVLGESGLGWGAYLLEYTDFQAKGDQLPSHGYDLTPSEMFKRQCYVVGWYDQASMKTRRYIGTKNILWSTQFPHATSTWPESRKFLEKSFDGVPDGERKKILWDNAAELYKIH